A stretch of DNA from Telopea speciosissima isolate NSW1024214 ecotype Mountain lineage chromosome 5, Tspe_v1, whole genome shotgun sequence:
CTCCATTAGGAAGgcaatttcatatttttaatgGGGACAACAGGGCGACGAGCATAAAATGCATTGGATCTCATGGTCTCAGTTGTGTCATTCCAAGGAAAAAGGTGGATTGGACCTCCACGATCCTATTCTCCACAATCGTGCTTTACTTTCCAAGGTACCATGGAGGATTTGGGCAAATTTGGACACACTATGAGCCAAGTTCATGAATGCTATTTACTTCCCTAAGAAGGACTTCCTTAAAGCCTCGATCGGAAACAAACCATCATGGGTTTGGAGGAGTATTCTAGTGGGGCGAAAAGTGATTGAAAGTCGGTCGTTATGGCAAGTAGGCAATGGAGAGAGCATTGATATTTGGAACTGCAATTGGATTCCATCTTTATCACACTTCAGGTTACAATATGATAACCCCCCCTACCCCCTCTCTAATGTGGCAGATTTAATCAATGGAGACACACGCCAATGGAAGGTGGATCTCTTGGATAGATTCTTTCACCCTGTGGACAAACAAGCTATCCTCGAGATTCACTTAAGCTTGATCCCAAGGGCGGACTATCAAATCAGGGGAGGTTCACTGAATAGACTCTATTAAGATGGCTTACCATCTTCGATCTACTGAATCAAAGGGATGAGTTGATCACAGGGCAAGCATCGTCCTCCTGTCGGCATTCATGGAATGAAGTTCCTCCTACAGTTTGGAAAAGGATTTCGCATTGTAAGTCCATCCCCAAAATCAAGACATTCTAATGGAGATGTTGTGCCTAGGGTAATTCTTCTGGAGAGGGACTCACAAGTAGGCGGATCTAGATCGATACAAGCTACAGATTTTGTGGGCATGTTCTGGAAACAACCAACCACATTCTTTTCAAATGCCCGTTCACAAAAGCTATATAGTTTGGCAGTAGCCTATCTTTCATCACCTTGTTTGATGGACATTCGAAGCTGATCTCTATTCTGTAGCTTTGGAACCAATTTGGTTTCCCTAGCGAAAGTATTGGAGCTGAGGTTCTATGTCATCTCACCTTTGTTTGCTGGTGCTTATCATTGACCAGAAACGATCGCATCTTTAATCATAAAGCTTGGTCTTTGATGGGGGTCTTCACCATAGCAGAAAGATTATTCATTGAGTTCTGCTCCGCTATGAACACCCACAATAAGACAAGCACATCCTTAGGCCATCTAGAGCATCACATCCAGAGTGTCTGGACTCCCCCTTCGACAGGTTTTTTCAAGCTTGACAGTGATGCAACATTGCCCTTAGATGAGAGGAAGGGGGGTCTAGGTTTTATTATTAGAAACCACCTCGACACTCTAGTTCAGGCGAGCTCTGTTTTAACACAATTTTCTGATGTTCTCATCACTGAAGTATGGGCTCTTCGTATTGGTCTTCTGTAGGCATTTGAGATGGGTATATCCCACATTTGGGTGGAGTCAGATAATGCTAATTTGATTAGCTATATTAACTCTGCATCTCCCCATCCACTGGCGATTGCAAGCTTCATCTTCGACCTTACAAGTTTGGCTGCAAGATTTAGGGGCTgcttcttttcttgtatttctagGAAGGCAAACAATGTAGCCCATTCCCTTGCTAGGAAGGCTCTATCCTTAGCAGGTAGGATTGATTGGCCGCTTTCCACTTCTTGGCTTCGTGACCTCTGTAATCAGGAAGCTTTAAGCTCCACCTGCCTCTATCTTTAATAAAATAActttttaccaaaacaaaaaaaataaaaaagacaatagGCTCTCTAGTCCAATTGGGTTGCCGGCCCAATCATTATGGCCCATCCATTGATTGAGGTAATGGTATCGTATCGCTCGATAAATATCGGTTTTGCAAGTGACTGATCTTGATATTGTATCGGTGACACAGTACGGACAAatggtaaaatggtcaaaaaaacccatttttaaaggagaatcaagggtaaaaaatgTTTGACACAGTCGATCCGTGCCTATACCGATCTGATACTGTATCGAATTCCGAGTTGACTGATACACGTTCTGATACtatacactaaaaccatgggccCAGCTTACTCTATGTCAAACCAGGAAACGCTGTCAAAATTTGGGGTCTACACTACttggcatggttttagtgcaatTAGATACAGTGGTTTTAGTGCAATTAGATACAATATTGGAATGGATCGGTCGCATCAAACAAATTAACCCAagaatctcctttaaaaatgggtctttaactattttaccccttgtctgtattgtgtcaccgatatggtatcagcacagaccgatacctcaaaccatgacaCCTGGTTGCttagagataattttccattgcATAAATTTTATTGCTAGATGGAAAGAAGAGGATGTGTTataatccctttttttttgtattgacaGCAGACTGTTTCCTGGTCTGACATTTAGGCCATGTGGCCTTCGGGCAAAGTGGGGGTCATGCAGGAGTTAGTGGCGGCTCTTTTATGTTCCTAGCCTTTAATCTTTTGAGGGTTTGTGTCCATAATGGGCAAGAGAAAGCTAACCGGTTGTGTAGCGCTTGCACCAGCGCAGGGACTAACAAGAGCAGGCGTAGGAGCATTTAAGTGAATGggattttttagttcattggGGGTTGAGCGGTAATTTTCATAGtcttgtgtctaggcgcaagaaCCACATGACCGGTTAGCATTATTTTTCCCTATAGTAATATAGATCTACACCTCCCCAATCGACACAATCATAATCCCATAAAGTCATGAACATCAACCCAAAATCGTAAAACAAAATGTTTTCCCATAATTATGTATaaggcaagagatcgttgcttgTCTGGTGGCCCTTGCAACAGCACAGATCTAATAAGAGCgtgcaggggcatcaacatgaataagattttttatttatgaggTGATAATTTCGTATTTTCCTGTGTTAGGTGCAGGTTTCACGCAACCACACATCAAAAATGTTATATTGTATATGTTGTTTCGATgcttttttccataaaaaagaaaaacattggAATACTGtttaacatgtaaaattttacatttaaaaatttttgaagtgaaaacaattttacgccgaaacaaacagagcctttatgtatatatatacacacttGGTAAACCAAATCTAAACCGGATCAAACCCCATATCAAATTGATAACAAACCGAACATTACCTTATTGGTTCGGATTCACACATTCCACTTTGACATACTAGGGTTTTATGTTCGATCAATTgcctactctttttttttttgataaagagaaTTTATTAACGTTGGAACAATGTTCCAGAAAAAATCTGCATACAATTGAAGAGAAATACAATCAGGGGGTGAACCAAACTGAAAAAGATCCTATTGAGCCGAGGCAGCATAAGAAGCAAAGCAATCGGCCACTGAATTGGCCTCCCTAAGAGTGTGCTTGAAAATGATGTCTACAAACATAAGACTGAGTTTCTGATAATCTTCGATAATGGTGTTAATCCTCCAAGAGGGACGTTTCGTGGCATCTTTGAGAAGCTCGACAACCAAAAGGTTGTCGCTTTCGATAATCAGGAAATTGAAGCTATGAGAAAAAGCAATAACCAAAGCGCGGCGAATCGCCATCGCTTCCGCAACCAATGCAAAATTCCAGCCAATACCTGATCCCTAGCATTCGCTATAGCTCGAAGAGAGATGATATTTGAGTTGAAAGGAGTCAGTCTGAAGATGAGGTCCCAATAACCATTCCAAATGAACCAAAGGATGCtgcaaaaaagaaaggcctTAAATCTATTATCTTTGTTGTGAGGGCTAAAAATGTTAATGATTGCATAATTCCTGATCTAAGATCGTGGTTCGAGAAGAGATTAAGAAGACCCATCTGATGCCACAAGCTCTTCACAACAGGACAATTGAGGAATAGATGACTATCGGTTTGCTCTTGCTACTGGTAGATATGACAAAGGGGGTTTAAGTCGAACCCTCTAAGGTTTAATAGATCTGGGAGAGGAAGCTTATGGTGAAGGATTTTGTAGATAAGGTGTTGAGTTTTAGGGCTGTAGGAAGATGCCAAACTTTGAGCCAGAAGATATTTGGAGAATGAAAGTTTCCTGAAATTTCAATGTGGTAGGCAGAAGTCACCGAGAAACTTCCTGAAGATGTGTCAATCCACACAATTCTATCTTCACTCGGGAAAAtagggatggggatggggatggagAGGATTCTAAATGCAGTGTTCAGAGGCCACCAATGAAAAATCCGATCTCGATTCTAAGTATTTGAGTTTTGATCAATAAAGAAATCCACCGAAGATGGAGCAcagggaggaagaaggaaaggagcCGATGACGGGGGGCAATTCAGGATCCACAAATCCGTCCAAGGATTTATGGGGAGACCATTACCGAGTTGAAAAAACATTCCCTTGCAAAGGAGATCTTTAGAGGAGCAGATTGATTTCCAACCCCAAGAAGATGTGGATGAACAATTagcttgaaagaagaaaaagcatgAAAAGTAATTAGCTTTCATAAGACGTGACCAAAGAGAATTGAGAGGGTTAAGAAGTTCCAGCCTTTCTTTTGCTTACAAAAAAGCAAAAGAATAATTCACTATTAAGTGGAACAAAGTGTGGCGTCACCTTGCCTGGTGATTTCGCATAGGAACCCACCAATCAAACGGTGGAACCTTTGTTCTGTTCCATGCCGTTTTGCATGGTTTTGGACTTAGGAACTCTATCAGAGCGAATGGATTCTTACTTTATTTTGAAGGAGTTCAGCTCTTAAAGACTGACACTGGGCGCCACTTCGCTGCTCCAAACTGATCGATCTCTCTCGTGAAAAAATATGGAGGAAATTTATGAAACTTGCTTTCTCTCTTCAGTTCCTCGTTTTCTGATTTCCTTTCTGTTTTTCTTATTCACATCGACGGTAGTAGTTGTTTCATTGCCGGAGGACTCATCGGCGATAATCTCAAGATTTCAACAGTATCTTCGAATTAACACAGCTCACCCTAACCCTGACTACTCTGCCGCTGTAGATTTCATCCTCTCTCAAGCCAAAACCATCGGTCTAGAATCTCAATCCCTTGAATTCGTCAAGGGCATGCCTGTTGTTGTTCTCAAATGGGCTGGTACAAACCCTGATCTCCCTTCTATTCTCTTGAATTCGCACACGGACGTGGTAGCTGTCGAGCACAATAAATGGACTCACCCTCCTTTCGATGCTCACATCGATCAGGCCGGAAATATCTATGCCAGAGGATCGCAGGACATGAAGTCTGTTGGAATGCAGTACCTGGAAGCCATACGCCGATTGAAGAACTCTGGGTTCCAGCCGGTTAGGTCTGTTTACGTTTCGTTCGTTCCAGACGAGGAAATAGGAGGCCATGACGGGGCTGAGAAATTAGCTGAATCGGAAGAATTCCAGAAAATGAATGTTGGAATACTTCTTGATGAAGGTAAGATGAGTTTAATTCAAACTATAGGTTGATTTTCAGAATTCTGGTTCAATTTTATGATTTGGAACTCTGACAGGGCTGGCATCGACGAATGAAAATTACCGTGTTTTCTTTGCTGAGAGGAGCCCGTGGTGGCTTGTGATTAAGGCTACTGGTTCCCCTGGTCATGGGTCAAAACTTTATGACAATAGTGCAGTGGAGAACCTAATGAAGAGCATCGAGAGTGTGAGGAGGTTCCGGGCTGCCCAATTTGACATGTTGAAGGCGGGTTTGAAGGAAGCAGGCGAGGTCATATCAGTGACTATGGTCTTCTTGAAGGCTGGCACGCCATCTCCAACTGTAAGCTCTTGAATTAGTTATTATTTCGGTTGAGGTAATAGTTCACTGACCATTGTTTAGGGTCTCATTCACTTGGGCCTTTATTGATGCACAACTGCATTAATGAAGATGTTTAGGATAACAGATTTGAGAAACCAACCCACTAGATCAGTCATCACTCATCAGAGTCTATTGCTGATTGGATCATAAGTTTAATTTCCACATATTATTCTCAAAAAGTAGAGAATTCTTATAGATCGAATGGCCAAAGTGATTCCGACCAAGAGATCAATAGAAGTTTCAAACCCAACTTGAGATGGTTTGAGATATCATCTAATGGGTATTGGCATAGGTTCGTAGTGCATACATAGAATTCAAATTGGATTTATCTGCATGCGAATTTAATTGAATTGGAACACATGATATCCTATTTAATTCGATGAACTTCAAATCCAATTCCATCGTGTTGGTCAATAACTGCATTATCTAAGCAATTATTTTGTGTTGAaccatttgtttcttctttacATATTAAATTTGCTAACTTACTTAGAGAAGCTGAAATTTTCTCTGGAATACTTTTCTATATTTCTTCTGCATTGAGGAATTCACTAACTTCAAAATCTACATTGTCAGTCAAAACTTTAGAACTTAGAGAGTCCATCCAAAGATTGAATGCAGACTTGCAAATCATAATATGAATATGACCACCTTAGATCTTTCCATAAAAGAACATAGATTAAAATCTGTAAAAGGATTTCTGAACCCGTCACATTTGCAATATCTACATATAGTTAGTACAATCTGGCTCTTGtaaatgttaaaaaataaaataaaaaatttctgcCCTTGTGTTTTCCTTCCTTCTACTCTAATATAATTTGAAAACATTTTTCATTGAATTCTATGGTTCTTTGGTGAGATTTGATTGTATTTGATTGTTTTTAGCAAAAATTTTGTTGTTTATATACTTATCTCGACTGGAGTTTTTCAGGTCTGGGAGTGGGAGGAATAAGGTGGAGGAATGGGGATTTGTTGATACAATCAATGTGATAGGTTTTAATTTGAACTTTTTCATGGAATATCAGGttatttttctgatttgtaGATTTCAATTTGCAAATTGAGGTTTGATCCCAAGATGACCTCTTAATGTTCTGTTTAACCATGGGGATTTTGGGTCAGAGTAGAAAGAGGGATGTAACATTCTAATTGGTGGCAGATTGAGGGAGTTAAATAAATAGAGCAGTGGAGTGAACCAGAgtgagttaaaataaaaaattacattccTTCCATGAAAGttggggtggtggtggaggaggtttTGCTGTAAAATGTAAAAGTGCATTATCTAATCGTTCCAATCATGGGAAAGTAATGGGTTTTCTTTAGACTCGATTGGAGACTGGAAAGTGGAGTAACAGTACTCCATGACCCTAGAGTTACTCCCTTTTGAAATGGGCTAAAGAATGACCGTGGGTAACATCCAGAGTGCAGATTCAAGGAGGGGTACCAGTGTACCTCTCCCTTCctttttcatttggttttttattAGTTCAAACACATTTGCCTTTCAAGAAAATTATGATTTAATAATTTGGAGTATTTATTAATATCTAAAATAGAATCTGGACAGACCTGGATCTGATTGGAAATCAGTTTGTTTATGGTTATTGCTTAGATtcaatttaagaagaaaaaagatttaTTGAACCCTATATGTTCTCAAAAACAATATTTTCATGGTATTTTAACCATAGTTATCTGTTAACATCTTATCATTACTGATCGAGCTCAGCAGATGATTTAGGAAttgacttttgtttttttttggagcgggggggggggggtggttagAGCTTTTGTTTTGCCCCTTGTACTCATTCAACTCAAATTTTGGTGGCAAGAAACTTGTAATGAACAAAACAGGGAAGCATTGAACAAGG
This window harbors:
- the LOC122662798 gene encoding aminoacylase-1-like: MEEIYETCFLSSVPRFLISFLFFLFTSTVVVVSLPEDSSAIISRFQQYLRINTAHPNPDYSAAVDFILSQAKTIGLESQSLEFVKGMPVVVLKWAGTNPDLPSILLNSHTDVVAVEHNKWTHPPFDAHIDQAGNIYARGSQDMKSVGMQYLEAIRRLKNSGFQPVRSVYVSFVPDEEIGGHDGAEKLAESEEFQKMNVGILLDEGLASTNENYRVFFAERSPWWLVIKATGSPGHGSKLYDNSAVENLMKSIESVRRFRAAQFDMLKAGLKEAGEVISVTMVFLKAGTPSPTGFVMNLQPSEAEAGFDIRIPPTVDAKLMEKRIGEEWAPSSRNMTFEVWKKEFFKRKVPVLPVTDGSKPWLALLEGAVKKANGKLGKPEVFQASTDSPFYRQRGLPAIGFSPMANTPILLHDHNEFLNQVEYLKGIEIYESIIEAYTSYTDHTRNAASRDEL